A DNA window from Danio aesculapii chromosome 1, fDanAes4.1, whole genome shotgun sequence contains the following coding sequences:
- the stx3a gene encoding syntaxin-3: protein MKDRLEQLKSKSDQTADDVEIPMENKEFMDEFFAQIEEIRTSIDKIDENVVEIKRLYSVILSAPTSEQKTQDELEAVTNEIKKLANNARNKLKSIEQNLAANTEERVSADVRIKKSQHAILAKKFVEVMTKYNEAQVEFREKSKGRIQRQLEITGKATTDEELEEMLDGGNAAVFTAGIMDSGISKQALSEIEARHKDIMRLESSIKELHDMFVDIAVLVENQGSMIDRIESNMDQSVGFVERAVADTKKAAKFQQEARRKKMMIMLCCTILAVIGGSLVYSWLT from the exons AACAACTAAAATCG AAGTCAGATCAAACTGCCGATGATGTGGAAATTCCGATGGAAAATAAGGAATTTATGGATGAGTTCTTTGCTCAg ATTGAAGAAATCCGCACCAGTATTGACAAGATTGATGAAAATGTAGTGGAGATAAAGCGACTGTATTCTGTTATTCTCTCTGCACCAACGTCAGAGCAGA AGACACAGGATGAATTGGAAGCAGTTACCAATGAGATAAAGAAATTGGCCAACAATGCTCGCAATAAACTAAAAA GCATTGAGCAGAATTTGGCAGCTAACACCGAGGAGAGGGTTTCAGCTGATGTGCGGATAAAAAAATCTCAG CATGCCATTCTTGCGAAGAAGTTTGTAGAGGTGATGACCAAATATAATGAAGCCCAAGTGGAGTTTAGAGAGAAGAGCAAAGGACGCATTCAAAGACAGCTGGAGATCA CTGGAAAAGCCACTACTGATGAGGAACTGGAGGAAATGCTGGATGGAGGGAACGCTGCGGTTTTCACAGCAGGA ATTATGGATTCTGGAATATCTAAACAGGCCCTGAGTGAGATCGAGGCAAGACACAAAGATATCATGCGGCTGGAGAGCAGCATAAAAGAGCTTCATGACATGTTTGTGGACATTGCGGTGCTGGTGGAGAATCAG GGAAGCATGATTGACAGGATTGAGAGCAACATGGACCAGTCTGTGGGTTTTGTGGAAAGAGCTGTGGCTGACACTAAAAAAGCTGCCAAGTTCCAACAGGAAGCGCGCAGG AAAAAGATGATGATCATGTTGTGTTGCACAATTCTTGCGGTCATCGGAGGCTCTCTGGTCTACAGCTGGCTGACATAG